Part of the Anoplopoma fimbria isolate UVic2021 breed Golden Eagle Sablefish chromosome 4, Afim_UVic_2022, whole genome shotgun sequence genome, TTGCTGTGCCTAAAGAGAAGCAGAACTGTTTTAACCCGTGACTTGTGATTTAAGGAGGGTGTCAGCTGCCAGAACAGCCAAGTGATTGGCCTCTGCCGATGTAGGAGTTTGAGGCCATCCCATCCACTCTGCTTTGCATTTCAGGAACTGTAGAGAACATTCTGTACAagttaagaggaggaggaggaggggatagGAAATGTCTAATGCATGGGAGAGTTTGagcaatatatttatttttgatttgcaCCAAAAGGCCCGTGTCACTGTAAAGCACGCCATAAGGACTTGCTACACAGAGTTTTGACTTGTCTTCCACCTTTTATGAGCAACACATTTCCCTCTGCTGGGGCCGTGCCATGTGTTGCTTGACTGGCCCCTCTTTTACATAACTGCTCCGCTCTCTCTGCTGCCTTGCAATGCATTGCTTGCACTATAGCTTGCATTCCAACCTCTTTCCTCGCCCCAGTTTTCTGCCCGCCCCCCTCTGCTGTGCTTCCCCTTTGTCCGGGACTTGCTGCTCACCACAGTTATTGCATAACATGTTTTTCGTCGTGGCGAGGTTGGACAGGTTCAAACTCTAATAAAGGGGCAGCAGTTCACTCCTTGACTCAAGACGTGTCCTGGTCAAACTTATCACAACACCCCATTTATGACGCCGTTTTCACTTGGAGTTGGTACACGTCCCGTGACGATTTCAGACATGAGACTTGCCAAGACATTTTTAGATGTCGCAAGCTGCAGGGTTGGTGTGGAGCTTTAGGTTTAAATCATGTCACCGAGTGAGAATACTTGAgaaaagcctttttattttatttttttatttttttggatgCACACTTCCGCATGTCACATCTGCCGTTTATGTTATAGATTTTACCCagtcagaggaaaaaaacatgtggcTTTAATCTCAAGGCCTCCTGCTTCAAAAAGAGAATGTTTTGTGCTCTGATTTCCAAGAACTCCTGGCAGCGGCAGCCTTCAGCCCTCCCCTCTGCACGCACATTGAACCCTCCTTTTCCCACTCATATCCCCTCTGGTAGAGGATAATGATACTTAACTCTCCAAATTTGCACCGTGCCAGGATGCAAACATGCGCTTGATATAACTATGCTATCATATATTAGATATTCAatcagttgtgtttttcttaatttcatttCCTGTTGTGAAGAGAGTTGATGTTAGTTTACTAAAGGTTAAACACCAgactttatttttgtctctcaggTACCCGCATCATTTATGACAGGAAGTTCCTGTTGGATTGTCGAAACTCCCCTCTGGCCCGGACCCCCCCATGCTGTCTGCCCCAGATCCCCGGGGTGACAGTACCTGCTACACACTCTATGGGGAAACTGCAGGATCTcaaagaggaggcagaggaggaggagaaagacagTGCAGGTAAATGTGCAACTATTCTGGTTTTCTCCAGCCCATGCAAACACAAGTATGTGTCTATACATCTTTCATGCTTTTTGTGggtttatgaaataaaaatatcctcaacatGCACAATGCTTTTAAAACTAGGCAAGTGCTTAATTAATCAACAATCACTTTATATTGCATCTTATTTAAGATGGGCTTTCCCTATAATTTTAGGCTGATAGcgtctgctgttttttgttgttgctaaaGGGgttaaggaagaaaaaaacagtttttaagcaaatgtatcattttatgGAATTATCAGTGTCTGATAGCCAAAAACCCTTATTTTGGCAACGATTCATGACAGTGTAACCAAAGGTTTGGGCTCATGGGCaagtttagatttatttttgagtAAACTGCATCAAACCTCCAACATCCTGTCAAAGTAAAGACCAGAACGATTAGTTCTGACCcgagtgtgagagtgagagagtcaTGTTGTGCAGTCTGGATTTGCGAGCTACACCCATATAGTCCAATGCGTTGGTTTTTTCTTGCCAGTTGTGAATGCATTGATAAGGTCTGCACTTTGTCATCTTCTCTGCAGTCCGTTAAGGTGTGGTTGTGCTCTGCCTGCAAACACTAATCGTAactgtttcttctctctcttttcaaacAGATGACAACCAGTTTGAGATGGACATCTGAGCTCCAGTATTACCTCCTGTGGAGGGTTATCATTTAAAACACCTCCAAGGTCATTTATGACTGTAATGCATTAcatataaagctttttttttttcaccttttttttaaacaagcttttGTGAGGAACcaaaaaagaatggaaaagTTGGAAAACTTTAGGGTGTTTTTGACCCTACAAAAAGTGTTAGGCAAAGAAATGGTATTTAATGGGCTGATGAGTGGCTCACTCATTTCAGAGCTGCAGCAGGATTGAAAAAATCCATtttgatttcactttttttttaatcttttgtaaATAACGTTGTACAATGTAGCCTATTTTTTAAGTTGGGGGAATACAGGATGATTACATTAAGACATGTAGAGTTTTCCACTGCAGGCAtcagttgttttgttgtatatcccccccccaaaaaacagatgGCTAACTTTCTTTGTGATAATATTGGGGGTCAGGGCCTACTGAAAATcagcttcttctctgtttttgtaTGGAGGGAGAGctgaaatgtgaataatttCAAATAAAGGCTATTCAGACTGCCAGCaaatgcttgtgtgttttgttgtcattAACTGTTTATCACATTCCATTTTAAACAATGTTATTTCTGTTAACTATGCTGTTTAGCGTAATATAACTATTTAATTATGTAATTGCCTTGCATTGCAAAGCTGCAGGCTGACATACCATTTTAGCATCCAGTTTATATGTCACACACACCATTGATACATATGAAGTGGAAAATAGGCCTTATTTAGTCTACCTTGcatttcttttctgcttttatcCAGAATAAATAATGTGACATGAAGTTTGTCCCTTGAAGGTAAACTCTTGTATTTTATACGAGCATACAGGCAAATATTTGGTCTGTTAATGTGCAACCTCAAGTGaattttaattagattttgtcACACCTTGtgtaaagaaaaagcatgtgACCACAGAAACCTACATGTTTAATGAGTTGCATAACCGTCTCGTGTATGGAATGTGTTTGTGCACTGCTGGAGTGACCTCCCCTCACTCAGGCAGACAGACGTGGCCCCTGTTGAAATGATTAACCAGTTTAGCTTTAGGCTAAGTTATTGGCATTAAGGTCAAACATAAAGATATTGTTATGCTGCTTATGATGGAATATGGAACAGTCAGACATACCTTAATAGATGTACATCTGATGATGCTTAACCAACATAAAACACCCACAAGTCTAATGAAAGATAAAGATCATTTTTGAACACGACATAATTCAAAGTGCACCCTTTTGCACACGTAG contains:
- the eif4ebp3l gene encoding eukaryotic translation initiation factor 4E-binding protein 3-like, whose product is MSTGTSEVKSCPIPTRVLTLKDWSQLPDCYSQTPGGTLFSTTPGGTRIIYDRKFLLDCRNSPLARTPPCCLPQIPGVTVPATHSMGKLQDLKEEAEEEEKDSADDNQFEMDI